A window from Salarias fasciatus chromosome 11, fSalaFa1.1, whole genome shotgun sequence encodes these proteins:
- the LOC115397230 gene encoding galanin receptor type 1 produces MNSSESGCLWVDPWNLSRSAAEEEELLFGIGTDNFITLLVFGLIFMLGVLGNSMVITVLARSKLGKPRSTTNIFILNLSIADLSYLLFCIPFQSTIYMLPTWVLGAFICKFIHYFFTVSMLVSIFTLSAMSVDRYIAIVHSRKSSSIRVARHALIGVLVIWILSLAMAAPIMYYQNIFHGGENHTFCWEVWPDQNQRKIYVVCTFVFGYVLPLLLISFCYAKVLNHLHKKLRNMSKKSEASKKKTAQTVLVVVVVFCVSWLPHHVVHLWVEFGTFPLNQASFVLRMAAHCLAHSNSSINPVIYAFLSENFRKAYKQVFKCQIGDGHHPLNDIKEIRSKADTPPSTNCTNV; encoded by the exons ATGAACTCGTCAGAGTCTGGCTGCCTCTGGGTCGATCCGTGGAATCTGAGCAGgtcggcggcggaggaggaggaactttTATTCGGGATCGGCACGGATAACTTCATCACGCTGCTGGTTTTCGGGCTGATCTTCATGCTCGGCGTGCTGGGGAACTCCATGGTGATCACCGTGCTGGCCAGGAGCAAGCTGGGGAAGCCGCGGAGCACCACCAACATATTCATCCTCAACCTGAGCATCGCGGACCTCTCCTACCTGCTCTTCTGCATCCCCTTCCAGTCCACCATCTACATGCTGCCGACCTGGGTCCTGGGCGCGTTCATCTGCAAGTTCATCCACTACTTCTTCACCGTGTCCATGCTGGTGAGCATCTTCACCCTGTCCGCCATGTCCGTGGACCGGTACATCGCCATCGTGCACTCCAGAAAGTCGTCCTCCATCCGGGTGGCGCGCCACGCGCTGATCGGGGTTCTGGTGATTTGGATACTGTCCCTGGCCATGGCTGCGCCCATCATGTACTACCAGAACATCTTCCACGGGGGGGAGAACCACACCTTCTGCTGGGAAGTGTGGCCGGATCAGAACCAGAGGAAGATCTACGTGGTTTGCACCTTTGTTTTTGGTTACGTGTTGCCTTTGCTGCTGATTTCCTTCTGTTACGCAAAG GTGTTAAATCACTTGCACAAAAAGCTAAGAAATATGTCCAAAAAGTCTGAGGCATCAAAGAAAAAG ACTGCGCAGacggtgctggtggtggtggtggtcttcTGCGTCTCCTGGCTCCCCCACCACGTGGTGCACCTCTGGGTGGAGTTCGGCACCTTCCCGCTGAACCAGGCCTCCTTCGTGCTGCGCATGGCCGCCCACTGCCTGGCGCACAGCAACTCCTCCATCAACCCGGTCATCTACGCCTTCCTGTCGGAGAACTTCAGGAAGGCCTACAAGCAGGTCTTCAAGTGCCAGATCGGGGACGGCCACCACCCGCTCAACGACATCAAGGAGATCCGCAGCAAGGCGGACACGCCGCCGTCCACCAACTGCACCAACGTGTGA